A single genomic interval of Notolabrus celidotus isolate fNotCel1 chromosome 13, fNotCel1.pri, whole genome shotgun sequence harbors:
- the LOC117824281 gene encoding alpha-1-antitrypsin homolog isoform X2, with translation MVSAGARGETHSQLFSSLGYSALNQTEVNEAYKHLFDIHGHSQENLQLDVGNAAAVHTGFNPLEKFLNDVKQSYSGEILNVDFSNPTEAAAEINSFIANKTQDKIRDLVKDLDSDTAMVLINYVYFKGLWEKPFNSYNTRMRVFNVDKTTEVQVDMMERTGSHQIYRDRENQTTVVVLPYKGNCSMMIVLPDEDKMKEVEGHISKEHIRHWQDSISKRYAELTLPKFSISVDAALESTLKEMGITKAFENGADFSGISVVPLKISKASHKAVLSVTEAGTEAAAASTLEMTPYSLPPSVYIDRPFLVFILENSTGSILFMGKINDPTAV, from the exons ATGGTGTCTGCAGGAGCTCGAGGTGAAACCCACAGCCAGCTGTTCTCCAGCTTGGGCTACAGCGCCTTAAACCAGACTGAAGTCAATGAAGCATACAAGCATCTCTTTGACATCCATGGACACAGCCAGGAGAATCTTCAGCTGGATGTCGGCAATGCTGCTGCTGTCCACACTGGCTTCAATCCTCTGGAGAAGTTCTTGAATGATGTCAAACAGTCCTACTCTGGTGAGATCCTCAATGTGGACTTTAGTAATCCCACTGAGGCCGCAGCTGAGATCAACAGTTTTATTGCAAATAAAACCCAAGACAAGATCAGAGATCTGGTGAAGGACCTGGATTCTGATACAGCCATGGTGCTGATCAACTATGTCTACTTTAAGG GATTGTGGGAGAAACCTTttaacagctacaacacacGGATGAGGGTCTTCAACGTTGACAAGACCACTGAAGTTCAGGTGGACATGATGGAGAGGACTGGCTCTCATCAAATCTACAGGGACCGTGAAAACCAAACCACTGTTGTTGTGCTGCCGTACAAAGGTAACTGCTCCATGATGATTGTCCTGCCTGATGAAGACAAGATGAAGGAGGTGGAGGGCCACATCAGCAAAGAGCACATCAGACACTGGCAAGACTCGATCTCTAAGAG GTATGCAGAGCTGACTTTGCCCAAATTTTCAATTTCTGTTGATGCTGCCTTGGAGAGCACACTCAAAGAAATGGGCATAACCAAAGCTTTTGAGAACGGGGCTGATTTCTCTGGCATATCAGTGGTACCGCTCAAAATCTCAAAG GCATCCCACAAGGCAGTGCTCAGTGTCACTGAGGCTGGGACAGAAGCAGCAGCTGCCAGCACATTGGAGATGACACCTTACAGTTTGCCTCCATCAGTATATATTGACAGACCTTTCTTGGTTTTTATCCTGGAGAACTCCACAGGGAGCATCCTCTTCATGGGCAAGATCAATGACCCCACAGCCGTGTAA
- the LOC117824281 gene encoding alpha-1-antitrypsin homolog isoform X1 encodes MVEKMCGIFSSYALLALLLAAAWADHHHPKRSHKEDHKLSSPNNDFAFALYKRLNAKTSAGKNIFYSPLGISTVLSMVSAGARGETHSQLFSSLGYSALNQTEVNEAYKHLFDIHGHSQENLQLDVGNAAAVHTGFNPLEKFLNDVKQSYSGEILNVDFSNPTEAAAEINSFIANKTQDKIRDLVKDLDSDTAMVLINYVYFKGLWEKPFNSYNTRMRVFNVDKTTEVQVDMMERTGSHQIYRDRENQTTVVVLPYKGNCSMMIVLPDEDKMKEVEGHISKEHIRHWQDSISKRYAELTLPKFSISVDAALESTLKEMGITKAFENGADFSGISVVPLKISKASHKAVLSVTEAGTEAAAASTLEMTPYSLPPSVYIDRPFLVFILENSTGSILFMGKINDPTAV; translated from the exons ATG GTTGAAAAGATGTGTGGTATCTTCAGCAGCTATGCACTCTTAGCACTGCTGCTGGCTGCAGCCTGGGCAGACCACCACCACCCTAAACGCAGCCATAAAGAAGACCACAAACTGTCCTCCCCTAATAATGACTTTGCCTTTGCCCTCTACAAAAGACTGAATGCAAAGACTAGTGCTGGAAAGAATATCTTCTACTCGCCGCTTGGCATCTCCACTGTGCTGTCCATGGTGTCTGCAGGAGCTCGAGGTGAAACCCACAGCCAGCTGTTCTCCAGCTTGGGCTACAGCGCCTTAAACCAGACTGAAGTCAATGAAGCATACAAGCATCTCTTTGACATCCATGGACACAGCCAGGAGAATCTTCAGCTGGATGTCGGCAATGCTGCTGCTGTCCACACTGGCTTCAATCCTCTGGAGAAGTTCTTGAATGATGTCAAACAGTCCTACTCTGGTGAGATCCTCAATGTGGACTTTAGTAATCCCACTGAGGCCGCAGCTGAGATCAACAGTTTTATTGCAAATAAAACCCAAGACAAGATCAGAGATCTGGTGAAGGACCTGGATTCTGATACAGCCATGGTGCTGATCAACTATGTCTACTTTAAGG GATTGTGGGAGAAACCTTttaacagctacaacacacGGATGAGGGTCTTCAACGTTGACAAGACCACTGAAGTTCAGGTGGACATGATGGAGAGGACTGGCTCTCATCAAATCTACAGGGACCGTGAAAACCAAACCACTGTTGTTGTGCTGCCGTACAAAGGTAACTGCTCCATGATGATTGTCCTGCCTGATGAAGACAAGATGAAGGAGGTGGAGGGCCACATCAGCAAAGAGCACATCAGACACTGGCAAGACTCGATCTCTAAGAG GTATGCAGAGCTGACTTTGCCCAAATTTTCAATTTCTGTTGATGCTGCCTTGGAGAGCACACTCAAAGAAATGGGCATAACCAAAGCTTTTGAGAACGGGGCTGATTTCTCTGGCATATCAGTGGTACCGCTCAAAATCTCAAAG GCATCCCACAAGGCAGTGCTCAGTGTCACTGAGGCTGGGACAGAAGCAGCAGCTGCCAGCACATTGGAGATGACACCTTACAGTTTGCCTCCATCAGTATATATTGACAGACCTTTCTTGGTTTTTATCCTGGAGAACTCCACAGGGAGCATCCTCTTCATGGGCAAGATCAATGACCCCACAGCCGTGTAA
- the LOC117824297 gene encoding alpha-1-antitrypsin homolog, producing the protein MGKNAVRLTAAKETFKAVKMRGIFGSCAIAALLLAAVLADHHGPHEHHHHDHNHHDEGEMSCHRLSPSNADFGFALYKSLEAKAGPGKNIFYSPLGISTALSMLSTGARAETHSQLFSSLGYSAHSQAQVDESYKHLFHMLSHSQQEQQLDVGNVAVVRTGFNPLEKFLNDVKQSYSGEVLNVDFSNSAEAVAEINRLIAAKTQDKIKDMLKDLDPDTAMVLINYVYFRGQWEKPFDGNLTHKADFQVDEATKVQVDMMRRTGRYEVYQDADNHTTVIMLPYKGNTSMMIVLPDEGKMKEVEGYINKEYIKHWHDSLFRSSVQLFMPKFSISAEASMDNTLKELGITNAFANNADFSGISTEVPLKVSKVSHQAVLSVDETGTEAAAATTIEIMPMSMPELVKLDRPFLVFILEHSTKSILFMGKINNPTAM; encoded by the exons ATGGGGAAAAATGCTGTTAGACTGACTGCAGCAAAGGAGACATTTAAG GCTGTAAAGATGCGTGGTATCTTTGGTAGTTGTGCCATTGCAGCACTGCTGCTGGCTGCAGTCTTGGCAGACCACCACGGACCCCACGAACACCACCACCACGACCATAACCACCATGATGAGGGTGAAATGAGCTGCCACCGGCTTTCCCCTTCAAATGCTGACTTTGGCTTTGCCCTCTACAAAAGTCTGGAAGCTAAGGCTGGTCCTGGAAAGAACATCTTCTACTCGCCGCTGGGTATCTCCACTGCCCTGTCCATGTTGTCCACCGGGGCCCGAGCTGAAACCCACAGCCAGCTGTTCTCCAGCTTGGGCTACAGTGCTCACAGCCAGGCACAGGTTGATGAGTCGTACAAGCATCTCTTCCACATGCTCAGCCACAGCCAGCAGGAACAGCAGCTGGATGTCGGCAATGTCGCTGTTGTCCGCACTGGCTTCAATCCTCTGGAGAAGTTCTTGAATGATGTCAAACAGTCCTACTCTGGTGAAGTCCTCAATGTCGACTTTAGTAATTCCGCTGAGGCTGTTGCTGAGATCAACAGATTAATTGCTGCTAAAACCCAGGACAAGATTAAAGATATGTTGAAAGACCTGGATCCTGATACAGCCATGGTGCTTATCAACTATGTGTACTTCAGAG GACAGTGGGAGAAACCCTTCGATGGTAACTTGACACACAAGGCAGACTTCCAAGTGGATGAGGCTACCAAAGTTCAGGTGGACATGATGAGGAGGACAGGTCGCTATGAAGTGTATCAGGATGCTGACAACCACACTACCGTCATCATGCTGCCCTACAAGGGCAACACTTCCATGATGATTGTGCTGCCTGATGAGGGCAAGATGAAGGAGGTGGAGGGCTACATCAACAAGGAATACATCAAACACTGGCACGACTCACTCTTCAGGAG TTCTGTGCAACTGTTCATGCCAAAATTCTCCATCTCTGCCGAAGCTTCTATGGATAACACCCTGAAAGAGTTGGGCATAACCAACGCTTTTGCAAACAATGCTGATTTCTCTGGCATATCTACTGAGGTCCCACTCAAAGTCTCAAAG GTTTCCCACCAGGCTGTGCTGAGTGTGGATGAAACAGGCACcgaggcagcagcagccaccACCATCGAGATCATGCCCATGAGCATGCCTGAACTTGTGAAACTCGACAGACCCTTCTTGGTCTTTATCCTGGAGCACTCGACCAAGAGCATCCTCTTCATGGGCAAGATCAACAACCCCACAGCCATGTAA